A region from the Sutcliffiella horikoshii genome encodes:
- the trxB gene encoding thioredoxin-disulfide reductase: MTEEKIYDVIIIGAGPAGMTSAVYTSRANLSTLMIERGMPGGQMANTEEVENYPGFDHILGPELSTKMFEHAKKFGAEYAYGDVKEVIDGKEYKTVNAGSKSYKGRTVIISSGAEYKKIGVPGEKELGGRGVSYCAVCDGAFFKNKELVVVGGGDSAVEEGVYLTRFASKVTIVHRRDELRAQKILQQRAFDNDKIDFIWSNTVKEINEKDGKVGSVTLVSTKDGEEQEFKTDGVFIYVGMLPLTKPFLNLGITNDMGYIETNERMETKVPGIFAAGDIREKTLRQIVTATGDGSIAAQSAQHYIEELVEELKANAAK; the protein is encoded by the coding sequence ATGACAGAAGAAAAAATTTATGATGTGATTATTATCGGAGCTGGACCTGCGGGAATGACATCTGCAGTTTACACATCTCGTGCAAATTTGAGCACGTTGATGATTGAACGCGGAATGCCTGGCGGGCAGATGGCAAATACAGAGGAAGTTGAAAACTACCCTGGATTTGACCATATTTTAGGCCCTGAGCTTTCCACTAAAATGTTCGAGCATGCGAAGAAATTCGGTGCAGAATATGCATATGGTGACGTTAAAGAAGTAATCGATGGAAAAGAATATAAAACAGTGAACGCAGGAAGCAAGTCTTACAAAGGTCGCACGGTTATCATTTCAAGTGGAGCTGAATACAAAAAAATCGGCGTACCTGGTGAAAAAGAGCTTGGCGGACGTGGGGTTTCCTACTGTGCAGTATGTGACGGAGCGTTTTTCAAAAATAAAGAATTAGTTGTTGTTGGTGGAGGGGACTCTGCTGTAGAAGAGGGTGTTTACCTGACTCGCTTTGCATCCAAAGTGACGATTGTTCACCGTCGCGATGAGCTTCGTGCGCAAAAGATCCTTCAGCAACGTGCATTTGACAACGACAAAATTGACTTCATCTGGAGCAACACCGTTAAAGAAATTAACGAAAAAGACGGCAAGGTTGGCAGTGTGACACTTGTCAGCACAAAAGATGGCGAAGAGCAAGAATTCAAGACAGACGGCGTTTTCATCTATGTAGGAATGCTTCCACTAACGAAGCCGTTCTTAAACCTTGGGATCACAAACGACATGGGGTACATTGAAACAAACGAACGCATGGAAACAAAAGTCCCTGGTATTTTTGCAGCGGGAGATATTCGCGAGAAAACTCTACGCCAAATTGTTACGGCAACAGGTGACGGAAGCATCGCTGCTCAAAGTGCTCAACATTATATAGAAGAACTTGTTGAGGAGTTAAAAGCGAACGCAGCAAAATAA
- a CDS encoding tetratricopeptide repeat protein, whose protein sequence is MGKNPNVKQVAKIIPFAQNGDYFFQKGIRAYRKRDLYKARKWLQRAEAMKPSDASIMCQLAIVLTELGDYQRSNELLEDIIEDLAPDMHDCHYFLANNYAYLGLFQEARKHAEEYLTMEPDGEFVEDTEDLIDLLEIEADEAEDYVDGQDHLIVMQENARGLLEKGELDEALALLEEIIEEYPQFWSAYNNLALAYFYKGNLTEARDVLEEVLEKNPGNLHALCNLLVFFHYENNVKEMNELANRLEKVTPILVEHRYKLGATFGLIGRHELSYKWLRSLQKNGFQGDGTFYFWLANAAYQTERFTVAEQAWSKVLEMNPEKAGTEPWNHVEDKTVEEEEAEQLFHIFQSSTSSKTTIKNVLEQSFVTATVREFAMFALLNRKDVPVNVVNGYEIASLLNTKQADMIVKEWFDLYARALKQAVTFTNAPAWAAAFAYVWSKGNGYAVTQKELVETYEVSASTLRKYIKKVEDLLS, encoded by the coding sequence ATGGGAAAAAATCCGAATGTGAAACAAGTTGCGAAGATCATCCCATTTGCGCAGAATGGCGATTATTTTTTTCAAAAAGGAATCCGTGCTTATCGGAAGCGGGATTTATATAAGGCAAGAAAATGGCTCCAACGTGCGGAGGCCATGAAACCTAGTGATGCATCTATTATGTGTCAGTTGGCGATTGTCCTTACCGAACTTGGTGACTATCAGCGTTCTAATGAACTTTTAGAAGATATTATAGAAGATTTGGCACCGGACATGCATGATTGTCATTATTTTTTGGCCAACAACTATGCCTACTTGGGATTGTTTCAAGAGGCTAGAAAGCATGCCGAAGAATATTTGACGATGGAGCCGGACGGGGAATTTGTCGAGGACACCGAGGATTTGATTGATCTTTTGGAAATAGAGGCAGATGAAGCGGAAGATTATGTGGATGGTCAGGACCACCTTATTGTGATGCAGGAAAATGCAAGAGGCCTGCTTGAAAAAGGGGAACTGGATGAAGCGTTGGCGCTGCTCGAAGAGATTATCGAGGAGTATCCACAATTCTGGTCGGCATATAATAATCTCGCATTAGCCTATTTCTACAAAGGGAACTTAACAGAAGCCCGGGATGTCTTGGAAGAAGTTCTGGAAAAGAACCCAGGTAATCTGCATGCGCTTTGTAACTTGCTCGTGTTCTTCCATTATGAAAATAATGTGAAGGAAATGAACGAACTGGCAAACCGCCTTGAGAAGGTCACACCTATTTTGGTGGAACACCGTTATAAACTTGGAGCGACTTTCGGGTTGATTGGTCGACACGAGTTGTCCTACAAGTGGCTGCGTTCTTTGCAGAAAAATGGTTTCCAAGGGGACGGGACGTTCTATTTCTGGTTGGCAAATGCAGCCTATCAAACAGAGCGTTTCACTGTTGCTGAACAGGCATGGTCAAAAGTGCTTGAAATGAATCCTGAAAAGGCAGGAACAGAGCCTTGGAATCATGTAGAAGATAAAACGGTGGAGGAAGAAGAAGCAGAACAGCTTTTTCATATTTTCCAATCAAGTACTTCAAGCAAGACCACGATTAAAAATGTTCTGGAACAATCCTTTGTCACGGCGACTGTCCGTGAATTTGCCATGTTTGCCTTATTGAATAGAAAAGATGTGCCTGTAAATGTTGTGAATGGGTATGAAATTGCGTCATTATTAAATACAAAACAAGCCGATATGATTGTAAAAGAATGGTTTGATTTATATGCTCGAGCATTAAAACAAGCTGTCACTTTTACGAACGCACCAGCATGGGCAGCCGCATTTGCCTATGTCTGGAGCAAAGGAAACGGCTATGCTGTGACACAGAAAGAATTGGTGGAAACATATGAAGTTTCCGCAAGCACGTTAAGAAAATATATTAAAAAAGTAGAAGATCTACTTTCTTAA
- the hisIE gene encoding bifunctional phosphoribosyl-AMP cyclohydrolase/phosphoribosyl-ATP diphosphatase HisIE: MINLEAVKFDEKGLVPAIVQDVSTKEVLTLAYMNGESLVKTVETRETWFWSRSRAELWHKGATSGNTQRVVEMRYDCDQDAVLVLVEPNGPACHTGEKTCFHEVVLGTESDVAGQVGASASETTAILSRLESVISSRAVDKPAGSYTTYLFEEGVDKILKKVGEEAAEVIIAAKNRDRAELTWEVADLFFHVMVLLREQEVSLDEVLAVLEERHTKKPSDEQGK; the protein is encoded by the coding sequence ATGATCAATTTAGAAGCGGTGAAGTTTGATGAAAAAGGGCTTGTCCCAGCGATTGTGCAGGATGTTTCTACGAAGGAAGTGCTGACACTGGCATATATGAACGGAGAGTCACTCGTGAAAACGGTCGAGACTCGGGAGACATGGTTTTGGAGCCGTTCCCGTGCGGAGCTTTGGCATAAGGGGGCGACTTCCGGTAATACGCAGCGTGTGGTAGAAATGCGTTATGACTGTGATCAGGATGCGGTGCTCGTGTTGGTGGAGCCGAATGGTCCGGCATGTCATACGGGTGAGAAGACTTGTTTTCATGAAGTGGTGTTGGGGACGGAATCTGATGTGGCTGGTCAAGTCGGTGCCTCGGCTTCAGAGACAACGGCAATTTTATCACGCTTAGAGTCTGTCATATCCTCCCGTGCTGTGGATAAGCCAGCGGGATCTTATACAACTTATCTTTTTGAAGAAGGTGTGGATAAGATTCTGAAGAAAGTGGGCGAGGAAGCGGCAGAAGTAATTATTGCGGCGAAAAACCGTGACCGCGCAGAGCTCACTTGGGAGGTTGCCGATCTCTTTTTCCATGTGATGGTGTTATTGCGTGAGCAAGAAGTGAGTTTGGATGAAGTGTTGGCGGTATTAGAGGAGCGGCATACGAAAAAGCCGTCTGATGAACAGGGAAAATAA
- the hisF gene encoding imidazole glycerol phosphate synthase subunit HisF, whose product MLTKRIIPCLDVKEGRVVKGVQFVELRDAGDPVELAACYDEEGADELVFLDISASHEGRETMVDVVEQVAAKLAIPFTVGGGINSIDDMKRLLRAGADKVSLNTAALLNPYLIQAGADYFGSQCIVVAIDAKYDESLGSWRVYTHGGRRETDWEVVKWAQEAVKLGAGEILLTSMDSDGEKKGFNLALTKAVSSAVSVPVIASGGAGEASHFLDAFEEGAADAALAASIFHYKETSVKEVKSYLKEKGVQVR is encoded by the coding sequence ATGCTAACGAAACGAATCATTCCTTGTCTGGATGTAAAAGAAGGACGGGTTGTGAAGGGGGTTCAGTTTGTCGAGCTCCGAGATGCAGGTGACCCGGTCGAGCTTGCTGCCTGTTATGATGAAGAAGGTGCAGATGAACTGGTGTTCCTTGATATTTCTGCCTCCCATGAAGGACGTGAAACGATGGTGGATGTTGTTGAACAGGTTGCTGCAAAATTAGCGATTCCATTCACAGTCGGCGGCGGCATCAACTCTATTGATGACATGAAGAGGTTGTTGCGTGCAGGTGCGGATAAGGTTTCATTGAATACGGCGGCTTTGCTCAATCCTTACTTGATCCAGGCAGGTGCGGATTACTTTGGCTCGCAATGCATCGTTGTCGCGATTGACGCTAAGTATGACGAGAGCCTCGGTTCTTGGAGAGTGTATACGCATGGCGGACGCAGGGAAACCGATTGGGAAGTGGTGAAATGGGCACAAGAAGCTGTCAAATTGGGAGCCGGAGAAATTTTGCTGACAAGCATGGACAGTGATGGAGAGAAAAAAGGCTTCAACCTTGCTTTGACTAAGGCGGTAAGTTCGGCTGTCTCGGTTCCTGTCATCGCCTCTGGTGGAGCTGGCGAAGCTTCTCATTTTCTGGATGCGTTTGAAGAAGGAGCTGCTGATGCAGCATTAGCAGCCTCCATTTTTCACTACAAAGAAACGAGTGTAAAAGAAGTGAAAAGCTATTTAAAAGAGAAAGGGGTGCAGGTTCGATGA
- the hisA gene encoding 1-(5-phosphoribosyl)-5-[(5-phosphoribosylamino)methylideneamino]imidazole-4-carboxamide isomerase: MSFTIYPAIDMRGGKCVRLLQGDYSKETVYGDSPFDMAKTFVEQGAEWIHMVDLDGAKAGSPVNDSFVLQVASELPAKVQIGGGIRTAEDVERYLENGVDRVILGSAAINDPGFVKAMLAKYGAKIAIGLDAKDGYVATEGWVETSTVKATVLGKQLADAGAETFIFTDIATDGMLSGPNVDATVELARVTGASVIASGGVSSVDDLLALREFADDGVTGSIVGKAIYTEKINLARALEEVK, translated from the coding sequence ATGAGTTTTACCATTTATCCGGCTATCGATATGCGCGGAGGAAAATGTGTTCGTCTGCTGCAGGGCGATTATAGTAAGGAAACGGTATACGGTGACTCCCCGTTTGATATGGCGAAAACGTTTGTGGAGCAAGGGGCGGAGTGGATTCATATGGTGGATCTTGATGGAGCCAAGGCTGGCTCACCAGTCAATGACAGTTTTGTGCTACAGGTAGCAAGCGAGCTGCCGGCGAAAGTCCAGATTGGCGGGGGAATCCGTACTGCAGAGGACGTGGAGCGCTACTTGGAAAACGGTGTAGACCGAGTGATTTTAGGAAGTGCTGCGATAAATGATCCGGGTTTTGTGAAGGCGATGCTTGCGAAATATGGTGCTAAAATTGCCATTGGACTGGATGCCAAGGATGGATATGTGGCAACAGAAGGTTGGGTGGAAACATCGACTGTGAAAGCTACCGTGCTTGGAAAACAGCTGGCGGATGCAGGAGCGGAAACATTCATTTTCACAGACATCGCAACAGACGGCATGCTATCGGGACCGAATGTTGATGCAACGGTTGAACTTGCTCGTGTGACTGGTGCTTCTGTTATTGCTTCTGGAGGAGTGAGCTCTGTGGATGATTTGTTGGCACTTCGTGAATTTGCCGACGATGGGGTGACAGGTTCCATTGTTGGAAAAGCCATCTACACGGAAAAAATCAATCTCGCTCGTGCATTGGAAGAGGTGAAATAA
- the hisH gene encoding imidazole glycerol phosphate synthase subunit HisH, translating into MIGIIDYGMGNLYSVSKALERMDVEYVISNDRDVLFEAEGLILPGVGSFRDAMSILQETGLDSFIKEEVARGKKMLGICLGMQLLFEESEENGVTEGLSLLKGKVERFPGVTGEGASYKVPHMGWNKLEFQQASPLLEGVTEDYVYFVHSYYVKDFAEAELLASSTYDVQVPAVVGRGNVFGTQFHPEKSSNVGLAILKNFVNLVKEEER; encoded by the coding sequence ATGATTGGCATCATTGATTATGGAATGGGGAATTTATATAGCGTCAGCAAGGCATTGGAACGGATGGATGTTGAGTATGTCATCTCTAATGACCGGGATGTGCTGTTTGAAGCGGAAGGACTTATCCTCCCGGGTGTCGGCTCGTTCCGTGACGCCATGTCCATTTTACAGGAAACAGGCCTTGATTCATTTATAAAAGAGGAAGTGGCACGGGGGAAAAAAATGCTTGGAATCTGCCTTGGCATGCAGTTGTTGTTTGAGGAAAGTGAAGAAAACGGCGTAACAGAAGGATTGTCTCTTTTAAAAGGCAAGGTCGAACGCTTTCCTGGAGTTACAGGGGAAGGTGCATCGTACAAGGTCCCACATATGGGATGGAACAAGCTTGAATTTCAACAGGCATCTCCGCTTTTAGAAGGTGTGACAGAGGATTATGTTTACTTTGTACATTCCTACTATGTAAAAGATTTTGCTGAAGCGGAGCTATTGGCAAGCAGTACATATGATGTGCAGGTGCCGGCTGTGGTGGGACGCGGGAATGTGTTTGGAACACAGTTTCACCCGGAAAAAAGCAGCAATGTCGGCTTGGCGATTTTGAAAAACTTTGTAAACCTTGTGAAGGAAGAGGAGCGATAA
- the hisB gene encoding imidazoleglycerol-phosphate dehydratase HisB yields MTRTASLERNTKETQIQLAFTIDGEGAAKLETPVPFMTHMLDLFTKHGQFNLDLQATGDVDIDDHHTTEDIGICLGQALKDALGDKVGIKRYGNAFVPMDEALAQVVVDLSNRPHLEIKAEFPSQKVGTFDTELVHEFLWKLALEARMNLHVIVHYGTNTHHIIEAIFKALGRALDEATTIDPRVKGVPSTKGML; encoded by the coding sequence ATGACACGAACAGCTAGTTTGGAAAGAAATACGAAAGAAACGCAAATACAGCTTGCTTTTACAATAGATGGAGAAGGAGCGGCAAAGCTTGAGACGCCTGTTCCGTTTATGACTCATATGCTGGACCTTTTTACAAAGCATGGCCAGTTTAATTTGGACTTGCAGGCAACTGGGGATGTGGATATCGATGATCACCACACAACAGAGGATATCGGAATTTGCCTTGGTCAGGCGTTAAAAGATGCACTTGGGGATAAAGTGGGGATAAAACGATACGGAAACGCGTTTGTGCCAATGGATGAGGCGCTTGCACAAGTGGTCGTAGATCTGAGCAACCGTCCGCATCTTGAAATAAAAGCGGAATTCCCAAGCCAGAAGGTCGGCACGTTTGATACCGAGCTTGTTCATGAATTTTTATGGAAGCTTGCTTTAGAGGCGCGTATGAACCTTCATGTGATTGTGCATTACGGAACGAATACGCATCACATTATTGAGGCGATATTTAAGGCGCTTGGCCGTGCACTGGACGAAGCAACCACTATTGATCCGAGAGTTAAAGGGGTACCATCGACGAAGGGAATGTTATAG
- the hisD gene encoding histidinol dehydrogenase has protein sequence MKIKKVSESVSLRRSIDQGTEEQRDAVLQILQTVKEQGDQALFSYTEKWDGAKLSTLKVTTEEIQEAYQQISPQVINIIHNAAENIRDFHQKQVKQSWLSTKPDGTILGQQITALDAVGVYVPGGKAAYPSSVLMNVIPAQAAGVERIAMVSPPSADGTLPAGVLVAADILGVDEIYKVGGAQAVAALAYGTETIQAVDKIVGPGNIFVALAKKEVYGLVDIDSIAGPSEIVVLADETARANEIAADLLSQAEHDERASSVLVTTSASLAEQVAQEVEDQLSTLPREAIARASIEAYGTIFVTDTMKEALRVVNELAPEHLEVMTAEAMNLLPYIKHAGAIFLGRYSSEPVGDYFAGPNHVLPTNGTARFSSGLSVDEFVKKSSVIMYSEQALKENVDKIAAFARLEGLEAHARAVESRFTNKEK, from the coding sequence ATGAAGATAAAAAAAGTGAGTGAATCGGTATCTTTACGCCGTTCGATTGACCAAGGAACGGAAGAACAACGTGATGCAGTGCTTCAGATCCTGCAAACGGTCAAGGAACAAGGTGATCAAGCGCTGTTCTCCTATACTGAAAAATGGGATGGTGCGAAGCTATCCACATTAAAAGTGACAACAGAAGAAATCCAAGAAGCTTATCAACAGATTTCTCCACAAGTTATCAACATTATCCACAATGCAGCGGAAAACATCCGCGATTTTCATCAAAAACAGGTCAAACAGTCGTGGTTATCCACAAAACCGGACGGCACCATTCTTGGCCAACAGATAACAGCACTTGATGCGGTCGGCGTCTATGTGCCCGGCGGAAAAGCGGCTTATCCGTCTTCCGTGTTGATGAATGTTATTCCGGCACAAGCGGCGGGAGTAGAGCGTATTGCGATGGTGAGTCCGCCTTCAGCAGATGGTACTTTGCCGGCAGGAGTGTTGGTGGCAGCGGATATCCTGGGTGTGGATGAAATCTATAAAGTGGGTGGAGCACAAGCTGTAGCGGCTCTTGCTTATGGGACGGAGACCATTCAGGCTGTGGATAAAATCGTTGGACCTGGTAACATCTTTGTTGCCCTTGCGAAAAAAGAAGTATATGGACTTGTGGATATCGACAGCATCGCCGGACCTAGTGAAATTGTGGTGTTGGCTGATGAGACGGCCCGGGCTAATGAGATTGCAGCCGACTTATTGTCTCAGGCTGAGCATGATGAACGGGCCTCAAGCGTGCTCGTGACCACATCAGCATCACTTGCGGAACAGGTCGCTCAGGAAGTAGAAGACCAACTATCCACATTGCCGCGTGAAGCAATAGCGCGAGCGTCTATTGAAGCGTATGGCACTATTTTTGTAACAGATACAATGAAAGAAGCACTCCGTGTGGTAAATGAACTGGCGCCCGAGCATTTGGAAGTGATGACAGCCGAGGCGATGAACCTTCTACCGTATATCAAACATGCCGGAGCTATTTTCCTGGGAAGATACAGCTCAGAGCCTGTTGGGGATTATTTTGCCGGACCGAATCATGTGTTACCTACTAATGGGACAGCACGCTTTTCCAGTGGATTGTCTGTGGACGAATTTGTGAAAAAATCCAGTGTGATTATGTATAGTGAACAGGCTTTAAAAGAGAATGTGGATAAAATTGCGGCGTTCGCGCGCTTAGAGGGCTTAGAAGCGCATGCCCGTGCAGTGGAATCGCGATTTACTAACAAGGAAAAGTGA
- the hisG gene encoding ATP phosphoribosyltransferase, producing the protein MSVLTIAMPKGRIFEEAAQLLVQAGYKIPPDLEDSRKLIIDVPDENMRFILAKPMDVTTYVEHGVADVGIAGKDVMLEEERDVYEVLDLKISECYLAVAGLPGTEMKDVAPKIATKYPGIASSYYREQGEQVEIVKLNGSIELAPLIGLSDRIVDIVSTGRTLKENGLVEFERIVDITSRLIVNPVSYRLKDKQIDELVDRLAEVVGEV; encoded by the coding sequence GAAGCGGCTCAACTGCTTGTTCAAGCGGGTTATAAAATCCCTCCCGACCTTGAGGATTCTAGAAAGCTGATTATTGATGTTCCAGATGAAAACATGCGCTTTATTTTAGCAAAGCCGATGGATGTGACCACATATGTGGAGCATGGTGTGGCAGATGTCGGAATTGCCGGCAAAGACGTGATGCTAGAAGAAGAGCGCGATGTCTATGAAGTGCTTGATTTGAAAATAAGTGAATGCTACTTGGCGGTTGCAGGGCTGCCCGGTACGGAAATGAAAGATGTGGCTCCTAAAATTGCAACCAAATATCCGGGAATAGCTTCAAGCTATTATCGCGAGCAAGGGGAACAGGTGGAGATTGTGAAACTAAACGGGTCAATTGAATTAGCCCCGTTAATCGGGTTGTCGGACCGTATTGTGGATATTGTATCCACAGGGCGAACGCTTAAAGAGAATGGATTAGTGGAATTTGAGAGAATTGTGGATATCACGTCCCGATTGATTGTCAATCCTGTGAGCTACAGGTTAAAAGACAAGCAGATAGATGAACTTGTGGATAGATTAGCAGAGGTAGTTGGAGAGGTGTAA